From Candidatus Omnitrophota bacterium, a single genomic window includes:
- the proC gene encoding pyrroline-5-carboxylate reductase: MQAVRLGVIGCGNMGAAITRALVEKKILQSETILINDKDMDKLRKLGESTGVSVASLDELMARSNMLLFAVKPQDFGTVAGTVKGKISGHMVLSIMAGIRMAGIKEALGGDIPVVRAMPNMAASVQESMTCLSFSGMETLPVEVKNIFGAIGEVMVLEEGLLDTVTAMSGSGPAYLFYLADAMISAGEKNGLSRERSEMLVRQTLLGAVVLLNQTTVGAAELIRAVASKGGTTEAALTVMDKAGLKDVVENAISAAKKRSEELSAG; encoded by the coding sequence ATGCAGGCAGTGAGATTAGGTGTGATAGGATGCGGGAACATGGGGGCGGCTATAACCAGGGCCCTTGTGGAAAAAAAGATACTGCAGTCCGAGACCATACTTATAAATGATAAGGATATGGATAAGCTCAGGAAACTGGGTGAGTCCACGGGTGTGTCCGTAGCTTCCCTGGATGAATTGATGGCGCGTTCCAATATGTTGCTCTTCGCGGTCAAGCCCCAGGATTTCGGCACGGTCGCGGGAACGGTCAAGGGAAAGATATCCGGGCATATGGTGCTTTCGATAATGGCCGGGATCAGGATGGCCGGGATAAAAGAGGCCCTGGGCGGGGACATACCTGTCGTCAGGGCGATGCCCAATATGGCCGCGTCCGTACAGGAAAGTATGACCTGTCTGTCCTTCAGTGGGATGGAGACCCTGCCAGTGGAAGTTAAGAACATATTCGGGGCGATAGGTGAAGTAATGGTCCTCGAAGAGGGACTCCTTGATACGGTGACAGCCATGTCCGGTAGCGGCCCGGCATATCTTTTTTATCTTGCCGATGCCATGATCTCTGCTGGAGAAAAGAATGGCCTGTCGCGTGAACGGTCGGAGATGTTGGTCCGGCAGACGCTGCTGGGGGCTGTTGTTCTTTTGAACCAGACCACGGTGGGGGCCGCTGAGCTTATCAGGGCGGTCGCGTCAAAGGGTGGTACGACGGAGGCCGCATTGACGGTCATGGATAAAGCCGGGCTGAAAGATGTCGTTGAGAATGCCATATCCGCCGCCAAGAAAAGATCGGAAGAGCTTTCGGCGGGATAG
- a CDS encoding YggT family protein, which yields MFVLAEIIKGIGLLASLVFDILFFLLVVRIILSWVNPDPYNEFVKIVYRITDPILGPFRRLPLQMGGIDLSPILVFILLSVLRNVVLNVIYQFALKLV from the coding sequence ATGTTCGTATTGGCTGAAATAATAAAAGGTATAGGGCTTCTGGCGTCCCTGGTATTCGACATACTTTTTTTCCTGCTGGTGGTCAGGATAATACTGTCCTGGGTGAATCCTGACCCGTATAATGAGTTCGTCAAGATCGTGTACAGGATAACGGACCCGATACTCGGACCGTTCAGGAGGTTGCCGCTCCAGATGGGTGGCATTGATCTTTCCCCCATACTGGTCTTCATCCTCCTGTCCGTCCTACGCAATGTGGTGCTTAACGTTATATACCAATTTGCGTTAAAACTGGTGTAA
- a CDS encoding DUF167 domain-containing protein has product MRLELKVIPKSSRNVIVEEGGTLRVYVTAAPDKGKANKAVIDLLSERYGVPKRCVRFIKGESSRTKVVEVLTDG; this is encoded by the coding sequence ATGAGATTAGAGCTTAAGGTGATACCGAAATCCTCACGTAACGTGATAGTGGAAGAAGGCGGGACGTTGAGGGTCTATGTCACGGCGGCACCGGACAAGGGAAAGGCCAACAAGGCGGTAATAGATCTTCTGTCTGAGAGATACGGCGTACCCAAAAGATGTGTGCGTTTTATAAAGGGAGAATCCTCCCGGACCAAGGTAGTGGAGGTGCTTACAGATGGGTAA
- the mtnP gene encoding S-methyl-5'-thioadenosine phosphorylase, with protein sequence MGKTGVIGGSALYSIEGLKVTEKRTVDTPFGPPSDEFVVGELAGSKVVFLPRHGKGHTILPSELNYRANIWAFKSLGVDRIISLSAVGSMKEELRPLDVVLVDQFIDRTNQARPSTFFGGGIVAHIPFAEPICHELKDTILRANKDVGARIHDGGTYLNMEGPAFSTRAESLLYRKWGVDVIGMTNMPEARLAREAGICYATVAMVTDYDCWHEVDSGDSVTVEMVIENLNKNVEVAKKILVNTLSAISVKRGCSCGDTLKNAIVTSREMIPESVKKELAPILEGLV encoded by the coding sequence ATGGGTAAGACCGGAGTAATAGGCGGCAGCGCGCTTTATTCCATAGAGGGACTTAAGGTGACGGAAAAGCGGACGGTAGACACGCCGTTCGGTCCGCCTTCGGACGAGTTCGTTGTCGGGGAATTGGCCGGTTCTAAAGTGGTATTCCTTCCCAGGCATGGGAAAGGACATACTATATTGCCCAGTGAGCTCAATTATCGGGCGAACATATGGGCGTTCAAGTCCCTGGGGGTGGATCGGATAATATCCCTGTCGGCCGTAGGCAGTATGAAGGAAGAATTGCGCCCGCTTGACGTGGTCCTGGTGGACCAGTTCATAGACAGGACGAACCAGGCAAGGCCTTCGACATTTTTTGGTGGAGGCATAGTCGCGCATATTCCTTTTGCCGAACCTATCTGCCATGAGCTCAAGGATACGATACTTCGCGCCAACAAGGATGTGGGGGCCAGGATACATGATGGCGGTACATACCTGAACATGGAAGGTCCCGCGTTTTCGACCAGGGCGGAATCCCTTCTTTACCGCAAATGGGGAGTGGATGTTATCGGCATGACCAATATGCCGGAGGCCAGGCTGGCGCGCGAAGCGGGTATATGCTATGCCACGGTGGCCATGGTCACGGATTATGACTGCTGGCACGAGGTCGATTCGGGGGATAGCGTTACCGTGGAAATGGTGATAGAGAACTTGAACAAGAACGTCGAGGTGGCGAAAAAGATACTGGTGAACACCCTGTCCGCGATCTCCGTAAAGCGCGGGTGTTCCTGTGGAGATACTCTTAAGAACGCTATAGTAACGTCGAGAGAGATGATCCCGGAAAGCGTAAAAAAGGAACTGGCCCCGATACTGGAAGGCCTTGTGTAA
- the ileS gene encoding isoleucine--tRNA ligase — protein MKQKSTDKGYKETLNLPRTEFPMKANLPQREPETLEKWGKEDIYGAIIKKREHSSRSFILHDGPPYANGHIHMGHVLNKTLKDICVKYFSMKGYYAPYVPGWDCHGLPVEHQLLKELKVSKHDVDQVDFRRKAYDYAMKFVKIQSEEFKRLGIFGDWEKPYLTLTKEYESSILTALADLFEKGYIYKDLKPVNWCKSCETALAEAEVEYEDKESPSIYIKFRTEKDEAGKKTFFIVWTTTPWTLVANVAVALHPDLEYSLVDTGEEVWIMASELVDKIAEKAYLEGHRIVRRMSGDAVAREFASSRHPFLDRVSVTVTAGYVTKEEGTGCVHTAPGHGQDDYITGRKYGLQIIMPVDDRGRFKAEAGDLAGMDVYDANERIIEKLSLSGTLVREDKVKHSYPHCWRCKRPIIFRATEQWFMNIEHDGLRERLVKAIGSEVKWVPVSGRERIKAMVEGRPDWCLSRQRYWGVPIPAFKCVSCGSSFSSAGLIRSVAGLTAREGSNVWFEKDANGLLPAGTVCASCGSSEFVKEGDILDVWFDSGVSHKAVLEAREGLSSPADLYLEGSDQHRGWFQSSLITSMGMCGRPPYKQVLTHGFVVDGDGKKMSKSLGNVIKPQDIMKKYGADILRLWVASSDYEGDIKLSTEILDRLADGYRKIRNTFRFLLSNLYDFDPATDAVGARSMEEIDRWVLSRLVSLVEKVTENYDAWDFYKVYRSIYDFCVYEVSAFYLDVLKDSLYVDLAHSPRRRSHQTGMFMLLETLDKMLAPLMPFTSDEVWGYAGLPGKEKSVHMSDWPDVQGMRKVYKDEDLDRKWAGILSLRDEVMKALERNRENGLIGSSLEAKVIFHSSDADAGELVSGDPRLLAELFKVSKVTLVEKPMEGMDPVGDGKLSIKIEKARGNKCQRCWNYRDEVGTIGDAPELCARCHDVINERSHDGQEGRK, from the coding sequence ATGAAACAGAAGAGTACGGATAAAGGATATAAGGAAACACTTAACCTCCCGAGGACGGAGTTCCCGATGAAGGCCAATCTCCCCCAAAGAGAGCCGGAAACCTTGGAAAAATGGGGGAAAGAGGATATATACGGGGCTATCATTAAAAAGAGGGAGCACTCTTCGAGGTCTTTTATCCTGCACGATGGGCCTCCGTACGCAAATGGGCACATACACATGGGGCACGTGCTTAACAAAACGCTAAAGGACATATGCGTTAAATACTTTTCGATGAAGGGATATTACGCGCCGTATGTGCCTGGATGGGATTGCCACGGGCTTCCGGTGGAGCATCAACTGCTCAAAGAGCTGAAGGTGTCGAAGCACGATGTCGACCAGGTCGACTTCCGGCGTAAGGCGTATGATTACGCCATGAAATTCGTGAAGATACAGTCGGAGGAGTTCAAGCGACTGGGTATCTTCGGGGATTGGGAAAAACCGTACTTGACGCTTACCAAGGAATACGAGTCCAGTATCCTGACCGCGCTGGCGGACCTTTTCGAGAAAGGATACATATACAAGGACCTGAAACCTGTCAACTGGTGTAAGAGTTGTGAGACCGCGCTGGCCGAGGCCGAGGTGGAATATGAGGACAAGGAATCGCCGTCGATATATATAAAGTTCCGCACGGAGAAGGATGAGGCCGGGAAGAAAACCTTTTTTATCGTATGGACCACTACCCCGTGGACCTTGGTCGCGAACGTAGCCGTGGCCCTTCATCCTGACCTGGAATACTCACTGGTGGATACGGGGGAGGAAGTCTGGATAATGGCTTCGGAGCTTGTAGATAAGATAGCCGAAAAGGCCTATTTGGAGGGGCACAGGATAGTCCGCAGGATGTCAGGAGATGCGGTGGCCCGTGAGTTCGCCTCAAGCCGCCATCCATTCCTGGACAGGGTGTCGGTCACTGTAACGGCTGGGTACGTTACAAAGGAAGAAGGTACGGGTTGTGTGCATACCGCTCCGGGACACGGACAGGATGACTATATCACAGGCAGGAAATATGGTCTTCAGATAATAATGCCGGTCGATGACAGGGGACGCTTCAAGGCGGAAGCCGGAGACCTCGCGGGCATGGATGTTTATGACGCGAATGAGAGGATAATTGAAAAACTCTCTTTGTCGGGGACTTTGGTCCGCGAGGACAAAGTGAAACATTCCTATCCGCATTGCTGGCGATGTAAAAGACCGATAATCTTCAGGGCTACCGAGCAGTGGTTCATGAACATAGAACACGACGGGCTCAGGGAACGTCTCGTTAAGGCCATTGGGTCGGAGGTGAAATGGGTGCCTGTTTCGGGGCGTGAGAGGATAAAGGCCATGGTCGAGGGAAGGCCGGACTGGTGCCTGTCAAGGCAGCGTTACTGGGGTGTGCCTATCCCGGCATTCAAATGTGTTTCGTGCGGGTCTTCTTTCTCCAGCGCCGGATTGATCCGGAGCGTGGCGGGACTTACGGCCCGTGAAGGGTCTAATGTCTGGTTCGAGAAAGACGCTAATGGTCTTCTGCCCGCTGGGACCGTATGCGCATCATGCGGGTCTTCGGAGTTCGTGAAGGAAGGGGACATACTTGACGTCTGGTTCGATTCGGGAGTGAGCCATAAAGCTGTATTGGAAGCCCGGGAAGGACTCTCATCCCCGGCGGACCTTTATCTGGAGGGATCGGACCAGCACAGGGGATGGTTCCAATCCTCTCTCATAACTTCCATGGGTATGTGTGGCCGGCCTCCGTATAAGCAGGTACTTACGCATGGTTTTGTGGTGGATGGCGATGGTAAAAAGATGTCAAAATCGCTGGGGAATGTCATAAAACCCCAGGATATAATGAAAAAATACGGAGCCGATATATTGCGCTTGTGGGTCGCGTCAAGCGACTACGAGGGTGATATAAAACTTTCAACAGAGATATTGGACAGGCTTGCTGACGGGTACAGGAAGATCAGGAACACTTTCAGGTTCCTCTTGAGCAATCTATACGATTTTGACCCGGCAACTGACGCGGTGGGAGCGAGGTCCATGGAAGAAATAGACAGGTGGGTATTGTCCAGGCTCGTATCCCTTGTCGAGAAAGTTACGGAGAATTACGACGCGTGGGATTTTTATAAAGTTTATCGGTCCATATATGATTTCTGTGTATATGAGGTCAGCGCGTTCTATCTGGATGTCTTGAAGGACTCGTTATACGTGGATCTTGCCCATTCGCCCAGAAGAAGGTCACATCAGACCGGTATGTTCATGCTGCTTGAAACGCTGGACAAGATGCTGGCGCCTCTTATGCCTTTTACCTCTGACGAGGTCTGGGGATATGCGGGACTTCCGGGAAAGGAAAAAAGCGTGCATATGTCCGACTGGCCCGACGTTCAGGGAATGAGGAAGGTGTATAAGGATGAGGACCTGGACAGGAAATGGGCCGGCATACTTTCTCTCAGGGATGAGGTAATGAAGGCTCTTGAACGCAACCGGGAGAACGGGCTTATCGGAAGTTCCCTGGAAGCGAAAGTGATATTTCACTCCTCGGATGCGGATGCGGGGGAGCTTGTTTCCGGCGATCCGCGGCTTTTAGCGGAGCTTTTTAAGGTGTCGAAAGTGACGCTGGTGGAAAAGCCGATGGAGGGTATGGATCCGGTGGGGGATGGGAAGTTATCGATCAAGATCGAGAAAGCTCGGGGTAATAAATGTCAGAGATGCTGGAATTACCGCGACGAGGTGGGGACGATAGGGGATGCCCCGGAGCTGTGTGCTAGATGTCATGATGTAATCAATGAAAGGAGCCATGATGGTCAAGAAGGACGCAAATAA
- a CDS encoding TraR/DksA family transcriptional regulator: protein MKGAMMVKKDANNNKNNNNAPFTDKELEATRKELVREKAKIIEELISMKGDGLNMSLKDASGDLSGYSFHMADMATDLYDREFSLELAEGERLRLIAIDDAIKRIDEGSYGKCENCGGPIPRQRLKAMPQAVNCIKCQEKMEKKSPDR from the coding sequence ATGAAAGGAGCCATGATGGTCAAGAAGGACGCAAATAATAATAAGAACAACAACAACGCCCCTTTTACTGACAAGGAGCTGGAGGCCACGCGTAAAGAGCTTGTCAGGGAAAAGGCGAAGATCATAGAAGAACTTATCAGCATGAAGGGGGATGGGCTGAACATGTCGCTCAAGGACGCGTCGGGAGATCTTTCGGGGTACTCTTTTCATATGGCGGATATGGCGACGGACCTCTATGATAGGGAATTCTCTCTGGAGCTGGCTGAAGGCGAAAGGTTAAGGCTTATCGCGATCGATGACGCGATCAAGAGGATAGATGAGGGTTCTTACGGTAAATGTGAAAATTGTGGCGGCCCTATACCCAGACAACGTCTCAAGGCGATGCCGCAGGCAGTGAATTGCATAAAATGCCAGGAAAAAATGGAAAAGAAAAGTCCCGACAGGTGA
- the lspA gene encoding signal peptidase II, with product MPGKNGKEKSRQVIACCSVVVFVLLLDQVSKLAVLGAMEPGESVTVLGRVLSLTLVFNPGAAFGILSGHPWLFVPIAVVSSVLIVALISLRSTLLRSVEMMALCFILGGTMGNLIDRIRFGYVVDFFDLHFWPVFNIADSFITIGAVLLGISLFFFKGYAAGKGE from the coding sequence ATGCCAGGAAAAAATGGAAAAGAAAAGTCCCGACAGGTGATCGCCTGTTGTTCGGTCGTGGTCTTTGTGCTGCTCCTGGACCAGGTCTCCAAGTTAGCCGTGCTTGGTGCCATGGAGCCTGGAGAAAGTGTCACCGTGCTGGGGAGGGTTCTCTCCCTGACCCTTGTATTCAATCCCGGGGCGGCGTTCGGCATCTTGAGCGGCCATCCGTGGCTCTTCGTGCCCATTGCCGTAGTATCAAGTGTTCTTATAGTCGCTCTTATATCACTTAGATCCACATTGCTCAGGTCGGTAGAGATGATGGCGCTCTGTTTTATCCTTGGAGGGACCATGGGGAACCTTATAGACAGGATAAGGTTCGGGTATGTGGTGGATTTTTTCGACCTGCATTTCTGGCCTGTTTTTAACATCGCTGACAGCTTTATCACTATCGGCGCGGTCCTGCTGGGGATAAGTCTTTTCTTTTTCAAGGGATACGCAGCAGGCAAAGGGGAGTGA
- the lgt gene encoding prolipoprotein diacylglyceryl transferase, with product MHPVLFSLWGIDLHTYGLFVALGFITASVLAVREATAKGLKPEPFMDMLIAILVGGIAGGRGLFVVLNWGQFSSAPLDIFKLYQGGLAIQGAMVGSALAAWLVVSRAKIRFLAAADILAPYIALGQAIGRIGCFMNGCCYGKTTTCFAAVVLPGEIVPRIPTQLYYSAGLLLMFILLSLLKKKQYFEGAMFSFYLMLYSILRMTLDALRGDLMPLSSGFTLSQVIAMFFFVLGALLFVVSRARKGKACRK from the coding sequence ATGCATCCGGTCCTTTTCAGTTTATGGGGGATAGATCTCCATACATACGGGTTATTCGTCGCTTTAGGGTTCATCACGGCTTCTGTGCTTGCCGTCAGGGAGGCGACCGCGAAGGGTCTCAAGCCGGAACCGTTCATGGACATGCTTATAGCTATCCTGGTGGGCGGGATAGCCGGAGGCAGGGGATTATTCGTTGTTCTTAACTGGGGGCAATTCAGTTCCGCGCCGTTGGATATATTCAAATTGTATCAGGGTGGCCTGGCCATACAGGGAGCCATGGTCGGCAGCGCGCTGGCGGCATGGCTGGTGGTGTCCCGGGCAAAGATACGTTTTCTGGCAGCCGCGGATATACTCGCGCCGTATATAGCCCTGGGGCAGGCTATAGGGCGGATAGGTTGTTTCATGAACGGATGCTGTTATGGAAAGACCACGACCTGTTTCGCGGCGGTAGTGTTGCCGGGAGAGATCGTGCCGCGTATCCCCACGCAACTGTATTATAGCGCCGGACTTCTTTTAATGTTCATACTTCTTTCTCTGTTGAAGAAAAAACAGTATTTTGAGGGAGCCATGTTCAGCTTCTACCTGATGTTATATTCTATCTTAAGGATGACGTTGGATGCCCTCAGGGGGGACTTGATGCCGTTAAGCTCGGGTTTCACGTTATCGCAGGTGATCGCAATGTTCTTTTTTGTGCTGGGAGCCTTGCTGTTCGTGGTTTCGAGAGCTCGCAAGGGAAAGGCGTGCCGGAAATAG
- a CDS encoding RluA family pseudouridine synthase — translation MDNTREHVLVVGEEVKSVRVDKYIVECLGEDLSRTAVKELMDTGGILLDGKPVKPSHILRPGERISVMIPPCRAASDIEPEDMDLKILFEDEYIIVVDKPAGMVVHPGCGNIKGTMVAALLYHCGKLADAEDMTRPGIVHRLDKDTSGVIVVAKTDKAMRSLAKQFQNRTVTKRYLAFVKGRVELDNGVVDVPIARHRSDRKKMDAEYENGKASRTVYHVRKRYNGFTILDLDLETGRTHQIRVHMKHIGHPVLGDMVYGPDRSMGRQALHAEYISFTHPYTGKKMEFTSPMPEDMAEYLEKAEST, via the coding sequence ATGGATAATACAAGGGAGCATGTTCTTGTCGTCGGGGAAGAAGTGAAGAGTGTCCGGGTGGACAAATACATCGTTGAATGCCTGGGAGAGGACCTTTCACGAACGGCGGTGAAAGAACTGATGGACACGGGGGGCATATTGCTCGACGGGAAACCCGTCAAACCCAGCCATATATTGAGACCGGGAGAACGGATATCCGTGATGATCCCTCCATGCCGGGCCGCTTCCGATATCGAGCCGGAAGATATGGACCTGAAGATACTTTTCGAGGATGAATATATAATAGTCGTGGACAAACCCGCAGGTATGGTGGTACATCCGGGATGCGGGAATATCAAGGGTACCATGGTGGCCGCGCTTCTGTATCATTGCGGCAAGCTGGCGGATGCCGAAGACATGACAAGGCCGGGTATCGTCCACAGGCTGGACAAGGATACCTCAGGCGTGATAGTGGTGGCAAAAACGGACAAGGCGATGAGGTCATTGGCAAAACAGTTCCAGAACAGGACCGTTACGAAGAGATACCTGGCTTTTGTAAAGGGCAGGGTGGAGCTGGACAATGGTGTCGTGGACGTGCCGATAGCAAGACACCGCTCGGACCGGAAGAAGATGGACGCGGAATACGAGAACGGGAAAGCGTCCAGAACGGTCTATCATGTAAGGAAAAGATATAATGGATTCACCATACTGGATCTGGACCTGGAAACGGGGAGGACACACCAGATAAGGGTCCATATGAAGCATATCGGGCACCCTGTGCTGGGGGACATGGTCTACGGTCCTGACAGGAGTATGGGACGACAGGCGCTTCACGCTGAGTATATATCGTTCACTCATCCGTATACCGGTAAGAAAATGGAGTTCACTTCACCAATGCCTGAAGATATGGCTGAATACCTGGAAAAAGCTGAAAGCACATAA
- the aroA gene encoding 3-phosphoshikimate 1-carboxyvinyltransferase, with translation MGIKIKGSRRPLRGEIKVPADKSISHRAVMFGAISDGKVDIDNFLMGEDCLSTVEAFRALGIRIEQGRDALTVHGNGLRGLKEPLSELYLGNSGTTMRVISGILSGQGFDTVLTGDGSLSRRPMERVITPLRLMGVTIKGTGDGMHAPLYVNGTSGKLKHIHYDMPVASAQVKSCVLAAGLYADGPVSVGEPFISRDHTERMLAHLSVDVRKEGRVTTLVPPEKLVPVDITVPGDISSAAFFIAAALIVPGSDVLIRDVGLNPTRTGLLEVLRRMGADISISGFKDEGVEPCGDIRVRYGALKGGTVKRHEIPLLIDEIPVFMVVAAFASGMTRIEGAGELKVKESDRVASMKHDLSLLGVKMDEVGEDIIVEGGIKALRASVLESFMDHRIAMSMLVAALASDGECTINDHECVAVSYPGFLGDLASLAG, from the coding sequence ATGGGGATAAAGATCAAGGGCTCGCGCCGTCCGCTAAGGGGAGAGATCAAGGTCCCGGCGGACAAGAGCATATCCCACAGAGCGGTCATGTTCGGCGCGATATCGGACGGGAAGGTCGATATCGATAATTTTCTCATGGGTGAGGATTGCCTGAGCACGGTCGAAGCGTTCCGGGCTTTAGGTATCAGGATAGAGCAGGGCCGGGATGCCCTGACGGTACATGGCAACGGGCTTCGGGGGTTGAAGGAACCGCTATCCGAGCTGTATCTGGGGAATTCAGGGACTACGATGAGGGTGATCTCCGGTATACTTTCCGGACAGGGGTTCGATACGGTGCTGACGGGGGACGGATCTCTTTCCCGCAGGCCTATGGAAAGGGTCATAACACCCCTGAGGCTAATGGGTGTTACGATCAAGGGTACCGGGGATGGGATGCATGCGCCTCTTTATGTGAACGGGACTTCCGGTAAGTTGAAGCATATCCATTATGATATGCCGGTCGCCAGCGCCCAGGTCAAGTCATGTGTATTGGCGGCAGGACTTTACGCCGACGGGCCGGTCTCTGTGGGGGAACCTTTTATCTCCCGCGACCACACGGAGAGGATGCTCGCGCATCTTTCCGTGGACGTACGTAAGGAAGGTCGCGTTACGACGCTGGTCCCTCCGGAAAAGCTCGTACCGGTAGACATAACGGTGCCTGGAGACATCTCCAGCGCCGCGTTCTTTATCGCGGCCGCGCTCATTGTCCCGGGATCGGATGTACTGATACGGGATGTCGGTCTTAACCCGACGAGGACAGGACTTCTTGAAGTGTTGAGGAGGATGGGTGCTGATATAAGCATATCAGGATTCAAGGATGAAGGTGTCGAGCCCTGCGGGGACATCAGGGTTAGATACGGTGCTCTCAAGGGAGGAACAGTGAAAAGACATGAGATACCTCTCTTGATAGATGAGATACCCGTATTCATGGTGGTCGCGGCGTTCGCCTCGGGTATGACCAGGATAGAGGGGGCGGGAGAGCTTAAGGTGAAGGAAAGTGACCGTGTGGCCAGCATGAAGCATGATCTTTCCCTGCTGGGGGTAAAAATGGACGAGGTTGGCGAAGATATCATCGTTGAAGGAGGGATAAAGGCGCTCCGGGCCTCCGTTCTGGAGAGTTTTATGGATCATAGGATAGCTATGAGCATGTTGGTGGCGGCCCTGGCGTCGGACGGTGAATGTACCATAAACGATCATGAGTGCGTGGCGGTGTCCTATCCGGGCTTTCTGGGGGACCTGGCGAGCCTTGCCGGATGA
- a CDS encoding rod shape-determining protein has protein sequence MIKEKIMRSFDNILGLFSSDMGIDLGTASTLVYVKNEGIVLCEPSVVAIEAGTSNVLAVGEEAKRMLGRTPGNIIAIRPMRDGVIADFEITESMLRYFIKKAHSSRSLVRPRIVIAVPSGITEVEKRAVKDSALHAGAREVFMIEEPVAASIGVGLPIQEPSGNMIIDIGGGTTEMAVISLAGVVYSKSIRIGGDEMDDAIINYLKRTYNLMIGERTAEEIKIRIGSAYPMDEEMTMEVKGRDLVAGLPKMITITSEEIREALAEPIAQIVEAVRITLERTPPELSADLIEKGLILAGGGSLLRGLEKLISEETGLPVHLADDPLTAVALGTGKVLSELKYLKRLTIASSLQR, from the coding sequence ATGATTAAAGAAAAGATCATGCGTTCTTTTGACAATATCCTTGGACTTTTTTCCAGCGATATGGGTATCGATCTGGGTACGGCATCCACGCTGGTATATGTCAAGAATGAGGGCATAGTACTCTGCGAACCGTCGGTTGTGGCCATAGAAGCCGGGACCTCCAACGTGTTGGCGGTCGGGGAGGAAGCAAAAAGGATGTTGGGCAGGACCCCTGGGAACATAATCGCGATAAGACCTATGCGTGATGGCGTGATCGCCGATTTTGAGATAACGGAGAGCATGCTCAGGTACTTCATTAAAAAAGCGCATAGTTCGCGCAGCCTGGTCAGGCCGCGTATCGTCATAGCGGTGCCCTCGGGGATAACCGAGGTAGAAAAAAGGGCAGTGAAAGATTCCGCTCTTCACGCCGGTGCGCGTGAAGTTTTCATGATCGAAGAGCCTGTCGCGGCTTCCATAGGTGTGGGGCTACCGATACAGGAACCGTCGGGTAACATGATAATAGACATAGGCGGCGGGACCACTGAAATGGCGGTCATATCCCTCGCGGGAGTGGTATATTCCAAGTCCATACGTATCGGCGGGGACGAGATGGATGATGCCATAATAAATTATCTTAAGCGCACGTATAATCTCATGATAGGCGAGCGGACGGCTGAGGAGATCAAGATAAGGATCGGATCGGCCTATCCTATGGATGAAGAAATGACCATGGAGGTCAAAGGTCGTGATCTTGTGGCGGGACTCCCTAAGATGATCACCATAACAAGTGAAGAGATCAGGGAGGCTCTGGCGGAGCCGATAGCCCAGATAGTCGAAGCTGTACGCATAACCCTGGAAAGGACCCCTCCGGAACTTTCCGCTGACCTGATCGAAAAGGGATTGATATTGGCCGGTGGCGGTAGCCTCTTAAGGGGTTTGGAAAAACTTATCTCGGAAGAGACCGGGCTTCCTGTGCACCTGGCGGATGACCCTCTCACAGCCGTAGCTCTGGGGACGGGGAAAGTGCTTAGTGAACTTAAATATCTCAAGCGGCTTACCATAGCGTCAAGCCTGCAGAGATGA